One Silene latifolia isolate original U9 population chromosome 4, ASM4854445v1, whole genome shotgun sequence DNA segment encodes these proteins:
- the LOC141651270 gene encoding uncharacterized protein LOC141651270, which yields MTFTLYISDTIFNVHTYMLALTDDTVTRKASCSCTMFERTGILCRHIIWIFSASGIKTIPEDYVVNRWMEEYLRLRIFNTNGEGTENIQVIDEKQIAMSIMWSEVHEAVGLLRDKGVADVDSFSAVIRAFKQSTSPLGEVLNKNQQMEKFLNCTACEVVTILPPKNSKNKGTGKRLLSTKTKEMVLARKPKRKCKNCKRMINHDKRNCPNLFSAHTPLCEGSSEPEEDEGEEEEELESEQE from the coding sequence atgacatttacactttacatcagtgACACTATTTTTAACGTTCACACTTACATGCTAGCTTTAACCGATGACACAGTTACACGTAAAGCAAGCTGCAGTTGTACGATGTTTGAAAGAACCGGAATCCTATGCCGCCATATAATATGGATTTTTTCAGCAAGTGGGATAAAGACTATACCAGAAGATTATGTTGTAAATAGATGGATGGAAGAGTATCTCCGATTAAGGATTTTCAATACTAATGGTGAAGGGACAGAAAACATACAAGTCATCGATGAAAAACAAATTGCAATGTCAAtaatgtggtcagaagttcatgaaGCTGTAGGGCTCCTTCGAGACAAAGGAGTAGCTGATGTTGACAGCTTTTCCGCTGTAATTAGGGCATTTAAACAGTCCACGTCACCATTAGGGGAAGTGttgaataaaaatcaacaaatggagAAATTTCTGAATTGTACAGCATGTGAGGTAGTGACGATATTGCCACCAAAGAATTCGAAAAACAAGGGTACCGGAAAAAGATTGCTGTCAACCAAAACAAAAGAAATGGTGTTGGCTAGGAAACCCAAACGTAAGTGTAAGAATTGCAAGAGAATGATAAATCACGACAAGAGGAACTGCCCTAACCTCTTCTCAGCACACACGCCATTGTGCGAAGGGTCGTCTGAACCAGAAGAGGatgaaggagaggaggaggaagagttGGAATCAGAACAAGAATAG
- the LOC141651271 gene encoding protein FAR1-RELATED SEQUENCE 7-like, which produces MAVVQPPQSLNNPVIYGAPKICKNRHKKNGVQPDSGRACREVEKRFTPYIGQEFGGVEDAVTFYKIYAIACGFDVRRYTTTKWRGSEIKSKLVVYNREGFAHKTPSKDRDDGLVGEKSLRIFRVTRVGCKARIRLYMKNGLLLIDRFHEGQNHELISLKDREFQKLSRNITDYHKMIIVSNSRLKIGATKTYRICKEQDGQLFVDHFKEMTETRIGFYFDYDLDDDGSLRVDHHKRSVTFCGALIAREDYESFNWDDELETAEFDGIWEQIIEDHGVGVNDWFADTYAIREQWVMAHCRDLRMARL; this is translated from the exons atggcggttgtacaaccgccgcaAAGTCTAAACAACCCCGTGATTTACGGCGCACCCAAAATTTGTAAAAACCGCCACAAAAAG AATGGAGTTCAACCCGACAGCGGGAGAGCGTGTAGGGAGGTCGAGAAGAGGTTTACACCGTACATCGGCCAGGAGTTTGGGGGGGTTGAGGACGCGGTGACTTTTTATAAGATATACGccattgcttgtgggtttgatgtACGTAGGTACACAACAACAAAATGGCGTGGCAGTGAGATCAAGTCAAAGCTCGTCGTCTACAATCGAGAAGGTTTCGCTCACAAGACGCCCAGTAAAGATCGGGATGACGGACTGGTTGGGGAGAAGTCACTGAGGATATTCAGGGTCACTAGAGTGGGGTGTAAAGCGAGGATACGACTATATATGAAGAATGGTCTTTTATTAATTGACCGGTTCCACGAGGGTCAAAATCACGAACTTATCTCACTTAAGGACAGAGAGTTCCAGAAATTATCGCGTAACATAACAGATTATCACAAGATGATAATCGTTTCGAACTCAAGG ctgaagataggagcaacAAAGACATACAGAATCTGCAAAGAACAA GATGGTCAGTTGTTTGTTGACCATTTCAAGGAAATGACCGAAACAAGAATAGGTTTCTACTTTGACTATGACCTTGACGATGATGGCAGCCTAC GTGTTGACCACCATAAACGATCTGTGACGTTCTGTGGGGCTCTAATTGCAAGGGAAGATTATGAGTCGTTTAATTGG GACGATGAGCTTGAGACAGCAGAATTTGATGGTATCTGGGAGCAAATAATTGAAGATCATGGTGTTGGCGTAAATGATTGGTTTGCAGATACGTATGCTATAAGGGAACagtgggtgatggcgcattgcagaGACTTGAGGATGGCGCGATTATGA